The genomic segment ACCAGGGGgagattttaaatgaaatttgCACCAAAGTAACAACATGCCTCAAATTACTAAACGTCATGCTAACAATGTCAGACTAAACGACCAAACTACGTTAGCCAGGTTAGCATAATCAGACATGGCATGAATACTATCATTGAAAACCTCATATATCTCCATGTCCGCACTTGAAAACAAAGTATTAGCTccatacatttacaaaatggtGCAACATGATTTAGTGAATCGCTAGTTTAGTTGCTTCATGCACAAACTTGGTGCTGGATTTACGAATAGCCGGTGCCCTCCCGATCCAGAGCAGTGTTGAAACGGTACGACGTCGATCGCTTGTAGGACTAAACCATCCAGACAAACGCAGTTGGAAATagttcttgttttttgtgtttgactcTTGGAGAAGTAGACGGGTCAGCGTCACCGCATCAGTACAGCTTGTTCAGTATCAAGAGTTGTGTTACAAACTGTCAAATACTTCCCCATCGATTGtctattgtctttttttctgccctttCCTGTGTCCAAAGcaggttaaaaacaaactgttacaatgattggaaaaaaaacaaaacacacacacacacacacacacacacacacacaccgtacaATGATTGCCACCGTTCTCAAGGCCCTGAAAGTACACAATGTTCTCAATCGTCTTGCAACTGTACATGATGTGGTCCTACACCCACGCAGTCCTGCTGAAGCAGATTAACTGAGTTTTTAAGcattaaactcttaataaataataactatggatgtttttttttctccctccaaacTTCATTGGCAGTTGCTCTCTagctcttcagctcctcctaGAGACCAAACAAGAGTCCGTTTACCAAAACAACCTTAACTCCTACATTATCTCAGCCAAAGTATTCAAATTAAGTTAAGTTCAACAGATAGATTATTTAATGTTctagaaaaaaatgatttgaaaccGAGTTTTCAGAGGCTTTGGATATCTCCCCTTTATTCATGTAATATCCTCAAGGCAATCTTTTGTTGTCATGCTGAATAAACAGGACACTTTACAATGTGCAGTTAAGTTTAGTTAAAAACTTGATAGAACTAGACAAGCTGCTGTCTGAACGCGTTCAttgaaactgtaaaacaaaagcaagtgttctgtctcagtgtgtggAGTCATTACAAAGACATAAACAGTTCAAACTATCTTTGGTCCAATTTTTCATAAGCAGTactgacccccccacccccaccccccctctgcAATACCAGGTCCACAGAGAGGACTGTGACATATAGAACATAAGTGCAATAAAGCCATATTAGAAAGCTTTGCATTGGTGTGACTGGGTTTGCGCAGGATCGGCTGAAATACACAACACGTGTCATCATGACTTTTTtgtacatacacagacatcCACAATCTGATCGTTACCTTCACTGAGGTCACAATCCAACCTGAAGGAGAGCAACGGCCACCAATTTGTCAGCTCTTGCATTAAATAAGACATTAACCATTGAAGCGCAGCTTTAAACTGCCAGAGGACCGCCTCCCTTTTTAAAGACTGCATCAGTAGAAAGTCTAAATACACTCGGGTGAAATGTCACTAAAGGGTTCCCAGAGTTTCCTCCATGGCGAGTGGAGATGAACAGGGTTTTTGGGAGCTCCAGGTATCACTTGAAGTATTTCCCTTTCAATATGGGCCTTCCCAAGTTCCTCGTCctccaaaaaacaaatgtgatggCCACCAGGTAGCCCTCTCCCTGCGCGGGCTGGCCCGGTCTGGGCCCTACAGGTCCTCGGTATAGATGATACAGGGACTAGTATCCTCGCTCGACTCCAGCTGCACCGTGGAGACAAACCAGCGGCGGGAGCCCGTGGCGTTGTAGTTGAGCGTGGTGCGGTAAGTGTTCTTGGCATGTTTTGGGTAGATGATGGTGGTGCTCTGGTAGCTGATGGGCTTCTGCCGCGGCTCCAGGTACACCTGGGACTTGTAGCTCCTCCAGGTGCAGTTCCGCACCGCCACCACTGTCTCGCTGAAGGAGGTGGCCGTGGGAACGGGGGCGCAGTACACCCCATCCTGGTAATGCTTGTCGGAGTCGTACTTGACCTCTGAGTTGCACCTGGAAAGGGGAAGGTGACAAGTCTTTAGAAACACAGCTGGAGTTGGCCACTAGGTGGCAGTGTTGACAAGAGAatgctgaaaataaatgaactaGGCTCTATGTTGCAACCAACGCTACGTCTTTATGTGTCAAAGTTCCCTTACTTGATTTCCTGCTCTGGTTTGGGGTTGACCTCGATGCTTTCCCCGAAGAACACGGGGTACATGCGAGTCTTCGGGTCGGTTCCTGTGGAGTTCAGCAGCAGGTAGGGCAGCTGTGCAGAGGAAACACGAGAGTCACAATCATCACAAAAACGTTCATGAACTGCTGAACTGTTTGTAACCAGCCTGCCAGCGTGTCCATTCAAGGAattccagtaaaaaaaaatttttttaaatgccagcATGGTTGGGGGTTTCAGCAGAGCCAGAAACCCAAATTAAAAACACTACAGTCCCCACCCTCTCCAGGAAAAACATGCTCCTTGATCCGCCCTCATGAGAACGCGCCTGGTTGATGGCACAGCTATCACTACAACAACAGTTAGACAAGAAACACGGCAGTCGGGGCAACACTTCCATTTTAAGTCAGATAATTACACTGCGTGGGTCCCGCCAATGCAGTGTCGGTGGTAAATCTCCCTCACACAAGCTTTCACTGCACTTCAGGCTGGCGAGAGGCGTGTGACCCTGACacggcctgtgtgtgtgtgtgtgtgtgtgtgtgcgtgtgtgtggctTACAGATGTTGGGCCTACAGTAGTTAGAAATATGAGTCTGTAGAGCAGCTGGTAGCCAGGCTGAGTGGAGATGATGCTGCTAGAAAATGATAACAAAGTGATACTGAAAAAATGTGTCTGCCAGCCCCCACAGGGAGCTCTGAGGTCTCATGGGAACAAGTTATATAACTGAAAGACACATGCTATGCTTTTGTCATATTTCTTGATTCTTATGTCAGGTATGATTTTTATGGGTTGAAATGATCAACCATGGATCCCCTCCCTTAGGTTCATCTTAACCGGACTATTGTTGCCACTCCACCTGCTGTTTCGCACagctcacccacacacacacacacacacacacacacacacactgtcgaGGCACAGTCTGATGATTTGTGATGTAAAATATTTGTGGAACCAAAACAAATCCATACACAGTATCGTCCTGTAGTCTAACCGATGGTTTCATAATTGATTCATCTGCTATTTATTGTCTGTTTGATCTACAGAATGTCAAAAATGGCCATCGCAGTGCCCAGGGCGACATCTTCTGATTACTTTTTTTATCAGTTAaagtccaaaaaccaaagattttcagtttattacaaaaaaaaggtcTTATTTGAGAAGTTGAAACTCGgtattgtttgttatttttaataacaaaaagtacaataaaaatCCCTTAAACGATCAATCACAGGAACAGCAGACTCATTTTCTGTCCGTTGACTATTTGTTTAAGCTCTAATAGGTTCCTGTATGAATAATCTAATGAATGGCCCTATTAAGATCCAATAAAGCAATAATGAGTACCAGAAACACATAACATAAGTTCCTGTCGGAGTCATACGACATTCATTTTCCTGGGCTTCATTCTGTTTTAAGCAGTGTACCACACCAGATGGACCAGATCACCTCATTTGCTCCAACAAATTGTATGAACCAGGTCTGTTTTAGTGCTGACCCTCGACCTCTGAGTGTCCCCTCTGGAGCCATAAGGACCAATCAGAAACATATATACTGTCACACGCTGTGAAGCGAGGTTGTAACTGACCGTTtcctttgcatgtgtgtgtctgaacacTGACCAATCTGAATCAAATGGCACCCCGACCACAACTCCGGGCACCTCTCACGTTACACAGGGGAGGTGGTCACATGCTGCGGTTTGGCCGCTGCCAAGCGCACATGCCACTACAGCGGACGAGCAAGAACAGGCCAAGGGCACAGCAGATCGCTGTGTGAAGCTCGTCTTACCTACAGCCTGCGATCATCACCGCACACTATCTGAGCGCTGGAGCTGAACTCGCGCAGCTGCTAGTTTCGCCACGCAGGCCGTTCATTTTCTGCTTCTGGCAACTTCATgacctgaaaaaaaaactgtgcgAGTGCGTGATTGTCTCTCCTCCGCTGCTCCGGCGCGGAGAGCATCCCAGGTATTTCTCCACGGTGTCTTCTGGCAAACTTCTGCAAAGCAAACACCGGCGAATGGGGGCTCAGTCACCTCCAGGCAACGGATCCCCCCCAGTGTGCACACAAAGCATGAACCCCCCTGGAAGCACATTTCTGCCCAGGAAAAATAGTCTGCAGCTGAGCGACCCACACAATGCAcaatgcagagctgcagagagaaatgcCAACCCAAACACACCTTTTTCCCAACTGCTGGCTGAGGTGAAGCCTCTGCCTTTACATCCCGAGTTTGCAGGGACATTGATGTGAGAGCATCAGTGTCACACAGCGAGGCAGATTTAGAAAAAGTCATGAgatctgtctcctgtctgtcctcctgtctaATCCACCGACACTTGACCAGTACCCTTGAGCAGGACAAGCTTATACAGCTCTGAAACACCTACAACTACATGACCACGCTCATATTTTTCATGCATCTAGTCCCTCTTGTTAATTTATTCACGTGTTAAGACATGCaagtataatattatattatacataataTCATATTCATGATCCCGCATGAAGCTTACATTTGAGGTTTGAAAACAGACAGGCTGTTTATCCACGTTTTAATTTAGAAGTGAGAGGTCATCAAACACTTATGCAATGGCCTGCAGCCGCTCTAACAAGCTCCTGCACCCCCCGAAATAGAAGTCGAGAATTGTTCTTAGGTGGCatagaaaaacaacaccaaaatagatctggacagagagaaaaaaaatcgaGCACATGTACAGTGTGCTTCCGCTTGTCCTGCTGCTAACAGCTCGAGAAAACTCCAAAAATCTCTCTCTGATGGGGAGGTTTGATTGTttccacgcacacacaggcacacagaggGGATTAGAAACGCAAGCAGGCGCAGCCCCTATCAGGACTGATCTTTAAAAGGGAAACCACAGAGCCGCGGAGTCCTTCTACTCTGAACCTCCAGAGGATTAGAggatctctctctttttctctttcaggcCTCTGCAAACCAATGACACACAACTCCCAGGATGCAGAGCGCTGCATTTCTGAGGCCTCCTTCAGACACTTTAAAAGCCACCCCGACCTGCGCCGACATGTTCTTAAGGCTTTCTTGAAACTGGGAGCGACCTGGAAACGATTTTCAATCAAATCAGCCTCGTCATGTCACGTGTGACACGAATAATGGCAGGATGCGTCATTGAGCAGTAGAAAATGGGGGCACGACGCTAATTAGCATTAGTTTCCATGGAATATATTCTACTATGTATCATGTCTGTCCTCAGCTGAATGAGGACTAATATTGCCTGAGGGTGTCCTGGTGCCCATGAACCAATTTGTAG from the Enoplosus armatus isolate fEnoArm2 chromosome 4, fEnoArm2.hap1, whole genome shotgun sequence genome contains:
- the rflna gene encoding refilin-A, translating into MVGHLHLQAMDDSLKGKNREGLLDSPDSGLPPSPSPPFCSLSPGLIESRSGSCTTPVESHHGYYKKESREGKLLPYLLLNSTGTDPKTRMYPVFFGESIEVNPKPEQEIKCNSEVKYDSDKHYQDGVYCAPVPTATSFSETVVAVRNCTWRSYKSQVYLEPRQKPISYQSTTIIYPKHAKNTYRTTLNYNATGSRRWFVSTVQLESSEDTSPCIIYTEDL